Proteins co-encoded in one Novosphingobium sp. PP1Y genomic window:
- a CDS encoding alpha-amylase family glycosyl hydrolase gives MATCLLAQTASAAPAAQSDFRARKPEQEVIYFVLPDRFENGDRSNDKGGLKGDKFSTGFDPADKAFYHGGDLKGLMQRLDYIQRLGATAIWVGPIFKNKPVQGPEGNKSAGYHGYWITDFTQVDPHFGTNADFKALVDAAHARGMKVYMDIIANHTADVIQYREGKEGNYAYRSKADYPYSTHGDASGKAINPGFAGDDVATPRNWAKLTDPSFAYTPFVPKAEKNVKVPAWLNDPIYYHNRGDTNWKGESSQYGDFVGLDDLATENPRVVEGMIAIYGDWIDRFGIDGFRIDTARHVNPEFWRAFVPAMLSRARQKGIPNFHIFGEVATGEYDPALLASWTRNAGLPAVLDFAFMHAVIAAVDGKAGTQELARLGEDDALYQGGGQAALQLPTFLGNHDAGRFAYFIRKANAGIAPEDLLARVELGHAMLLTLRGVPTIYYGDEQGFGGEGGDQLSRQDMFPSRTAIYNADSLVGTDDTSAASNFDESHPLYRFIAKLAALRVNTPALTSGTTRLRATSEGPGLFAVSRFDPDTGKEVLLAFNTSAEPITAQVSVETGSLKFKTLAGAGCPSMATAPGSAAVSLPPLGFAVCAADD, from the coding sequence ATGGCCACATGCCTGCTCGCACAGACGGCCTCTGCCGCTCCGGCGGCACAGAGCGATTTTCGCGCGCGCAAGCCCGAGCAGGAAGTGATCTACTTCGTTCTGCCCGACCGCTTCGAGAACGGCGATCGGTCGAACGACAAGGGCGGGTTGAAGGGCGACAAGTTCTCGACCGGTTTCGATCCGGCGGACAAGGCCTTCTACCACGGCGGCGACCTCAAGGGCCTGATGCAGCGGCTCGACTATATCCAGCGCCTTGGCGCGACGGCGATATGGGTCGGCCCGATTTTCAAGAACAAGCCCGTGCAGGGCCCGGAAGGAAACAAGAGCGCAGGGTATCACGGTTACTGGATCACCGACTTCACGCAAGTCGATCCGCATTTCGGCACCAATGCCGATTTCAAGGCCCTCGTCGATGCGGCCCATGCGCGCGGGATGAAGGTCTACATGGACATCATCGCCAATCACACCGCCGACGTCATCCAGTACCGCGAAGGCAAGGAGGGCAACTACGCCTATCGCAGCAAGGCGGACTATCCCTATTCGACCCATGGCGATGCCAGCGGCAAGGCGATCAACCCGGGCTTTGCCGGTGACGACGTGGCGACGCCTCGGAACTGGGCGAAGCTGACCGATCCGTCGTTCGCCTACACACCCTTCGTGCCCAAGGCCGAGAAGAACGTGAAGGTTCCCGCCTGGCTCAACGATCCGATCTACTACCACAATCGCGGCGACACGAACTGGAAGGGCGAATCCTCGCAATACGGCGATTTCGTCGGGCTGGACGATCTGGCGACCGAGAATCCGCGCGTCGTGGAAGGGATGATCGCGATCTACGGGGACTGGATCGACCGGTTCGGCATAGACGGCTTTCGCATCGACACGGCCAGACACGTCAATCCGGAATTCTGGCGCGCCTTCGTCCCCGCGATGCTATCGCGCGCGCGACAAAAAGGCATCCCCAATTTTCATATCTTCGGGGAAGTCGCGACGGGTGAATACGACCCGGCACTGCTGGCGAGCTGGACGCGCAATGCCGGTCTGCCCGCCGTGCTCGACTTCGCTTTCATGCACGCCGTCATCGCTGCTGTGGACGGCAAGGCGGGGACGCAGGAACTGGCGCGGCTGGGAGAAGACGATGCACTCTACCAGGGCGGAGGGCAGGCGGCGTTGCAACTGCCCACGTTCCTCGGCAACCACGATGCCGGGCGCTTCGCCTACTTCATCAGGAAGGCCAATGCCGGGATCGCGCCTGAAGACCTGCTGGCGCGCGTAGAGCTGGGCCACGCCATGCTACTGACATTGCGCGGCGTGCCGACGATCTACTATGGCGACGAGCAGGGTTTCGGGGGCGAGGGCGGCGACCAGCTATCGCGGCAGGACATGTTCCCCTCGCGCACCGCGATCTACAACGCGGACAGCCTGGTCGGCACAGACGACACGAGCGCAGCATCGAACTTCGACGAGAGCCATCCGCTCTACAGGTTCATCGCGAAACTCGCAGCGCTGCGGGTGAACACGCCTGCCTTGACCTCCGGCACCACCAGGCTGCGCGCAACGTCGGAAGGCCCGGGGCTCTTCGCCGTCTCTCGCTTCGATCCCGACACCGGAAAGGAAGTGCTGCTGGCCTTCAATACCTCGGCCGAACCCATCACCGCGCAAGTCTCTGTCGAGACCGGTTCGCTCAAGTTCAAGACGCTGGCCGGCGCAGGGTGTCCTTCCATGGCAACGGCGCCGGGCAGCGCCGCCGTTTCCCTTCCGCCGCTGGGTTTTGCCGTCTGCGCGGCTGACGACTGA
- a CDS encoding alpha-amylase family glycosyl hydrolase: protein MTDDIISSPPAATGQAEWWRGAAIYQIYPRSFADSNGDGVGDLPGITSRLDYVASLGVEAIWISPFYASPMADFGYDISDYRAVDPIFGTLEDFDELVARADALGLKVIVDQVYAHTSDKHAWFEQSRASRDNPFADWYVWADPKPDGSPPNNWQSVFGGPSWCWDARRRQYYLHNFLPQQPQLNVHNPRVQEALLDVARFWLDRGVSGFRIDALNFTMHDPLLRDNPPAPEDGKLRTRSFDYQLQTYNQSHADIPQFIEKLQALIASYPGTFSLAEVGGRNAEREMREFTAGAKRLDSAYGFDFLYADALSPSLVQSALEGWSEQQSAGWPSWAFENHDAPRALSRWCKAQDRAAFARMKAMLLASLRGNPIVYQGEELGLLQVDVPFEMLQDPEAIANWPLTLSRDGARTPMPWQGDDAAGGFTSAEPWLPLGEENLARAVDRQQDDPQSLLSLTRHLIAVRRGNAPLRRGSCEVLLADETRLVLRRECEGQGILALFNMSAEPAAWPVEVPTQANVVAAVNGAEPGTLPAWGALWIN, encoded by the coding sequence ATGACAGACGATATCATTTCATCCCCCCCTGCTGCGACCGGGCAAGCGGAATGGTGGCGCGGAGCCGCCATCTACCAGATCTACCCGCGCAGCTTCGCCGATTCCAACGGCGATGGCGTAGGAGACCTGCCGGGGATTACCTCGCGGCTCGATTACGTGGCCTCGCTTGGCGTCGAGGCGATCTGGATCTCTCCGTTCTACGCCTCGCCGATGGCCGACTTCGGATACGACATCTCTGACTATCGGGCGGTCGATCCGATTTTCGGCACGCTGGAGGATTTCGATGAGCTGGTCGCCCGTGCGGACGCACTTGGCCTGAAGGTCATCGTCGACCAGGTCTATGCTCATACATCGGACAAGCATGCCTGGTTCGAACAGAGCCGCGCAAGCCGGGACAATCCCTTTGCCGACTGGTACGTATGGGCCGATCCCAAGCCCGACGGCTCTCCGCCCAACAACTGGCAATCGGTGTTCGGCGGACCTTCGTGGTGCTGGGACGCGCGGCGCCGCCAGTATTACCTGCACAATTTCCTGCCGCAGCAACCGCAGCTCAACGTGCACAACCCCAGGGTTCAGGAGGCGCTGCTCGATGTCGCGCGGTTCTGGCTCGACCGGGGCGTTTCCGGCTTTCGCATCGACGCGCTCAACTTCACGATGCACGATCCCCTGCTGCGCGACAATCCGCCCGCACCGGAGGACGGCAAGCTGCGCACGCGCTCGTTCGATTACCAGCTGCAGACCTATAACCAGTCTCATGCCGATATCCCGCAGTTCATCGAAAAACTGCAGGCGCTGATCGCCAGCTACCCAGGTACGTTCTCGCTCGCCGAAGTCGGCGGTCGAAACGCCGAACGCGAAATGCGCGAGTTCACGGCAGGGGCCAAGCGGCTCGACAGTGCTTACGGGTTCGACTTCCTCTACGCCGACGCGCTCTCTCCCTCGCTCGTCCAAAGCGCTCTCGAAGGTTGGTCCGAGCAGCAATCTGCCGGGTGGCCGAGCTGGGCCTTCGAAAATCACGATGCCCCGCGCGCCCTCTCACGCTGGTGCAAGGCGCAGGATCGCGCGGCCTTCGCGCGGATGAAGGCGATGCTGCTGGCCTCGCTGAGGGGCAATCCGATCGTCTACCAGGGCGAGGAACTGGGCCTGCTGCAGGTCGATGTGCCTTTCGAAATGCTGCAGGACCCCGAGGCCATCGCGAACTGGCCGCTGACCCTTTCACGCGATGGCGCACGCACGCCGATGCCATGGCAGGGCGATGATGCCGCTGGCGGGTTCACCAGCGCAGAGCCGTGGCTTCCGCTGGGTGAAGAGAACCTCGCGCGCGCAGTGGACCGGCAGCAGGACGACCCGCAATCGCTGCTTAGCCTGACCCGCCACCTGATTGCCGTGCGGCGCGGCAATGCGCCCTTGCGGCGGGGTTCATGCGAGGTTCTGTTGGCCGACGAAACCCGCCTCGTGCTGCGCCGCGAATGCGAGGGGCAGGGCATCCTGGCCCTGTTCAACATGAGCGCCGAGCCGGCCGCATGGCCGGTCGAGGTGCCGACGCAGGCCAATGTTGTCGCCGCCGTCAATGGAGCAGAGCCCGGCACCTTGCCTGCCTGGGGCGCGCTCTGGATCAACTGA
- a CDS encoding tryptophan halogenase family protein, giving the protein MTQTRFSIVIVGGGTAGWMSAAALARFAPPGYAVTLVESEAIGTVGVGEATIPAIRLFNKALGIDEAQFLRETSASYKLGIAFDGWLGEGHSYMHAFGTVGRPLGLLPFRHYWARAKAAGIAKPLAHYAANELAARTGRMATGVSGPGIPELPWAYHFDAGLYAAFLRRLAQSMGVTRHEGRIARVIRKDEGDIAAVQTEGGQTLAADFFIDCSGFKGLLIEEELQTGYEDWRHWLPCDRAVAAPCEAAGPFTPYTRSIARSAGWQWRIPLQHRIGNGLVYCSEYLSDDAATGLLLSHLEAPAQADPRLLRFTTGRRRKAWNRNVLAVGLASGFMEPLESTSIHLIQSTIMRFLTVLPCGPASPAIVSAFNRRTAEEFESIRDFLILHYKANARAGEPFWDRCRDMAVPDTLAARIAEFEEACQIQPAGDELFQEAAWLQVMAGQGIEPNGWNPIADALSEEDLAGFLGAVEQACLQTVGPMPRHMDFLAATCASALSSSPELETLP; this is encoded by the coding sequence GTGACCCAGACCCGCTTCAGCATCGTCATTGTCGGCGGCGGAACGGCCGGCTGGATGAGCGCCGCGGCACTCGCCCGCTTTGCCCCTCCCGGATACGCGGTGACGCTCGTGGAAAGCGAGGCGATCGGTACCGTCGGCGTCGGTGAGGCGACGATCCCGGCCATCCGCCTGTTCAACAAGGCTCTCGGCATCGACGAGGCGCAGTTCCTGCGCGAGACATCGGCTTCCTACAAGCTGGGCATCGCCTTCGACGGCTGGCTAGGCGAAGGCCACAGCTACATGCACGCCTTCGGAACGGTGGGCCGTCCCCTCGGCCTGCTGCCCTTCCGCCATTACTGGGCGCGCGCGAAGGCGGCGGGCATTGCCAAGCCGCTGGCACACTACGCTGCCAATGAACTGGCCGCGCGCACCGGACGCATGGCAACCGGCGTGTCCGGTCCCGGCATTCCCGAATTGCCCTGGGCCTATCATTTCGACGCCGGTCTCTATGCCGCCTTCCTGCGTCGCCTGGCGCAGAGCATGGGCGTCACCCGGCACGAGGGACGCATCGCCCGGGTCATCCGCAAGGATGAAGGCGATATCGCTGCGGTGCAGACCGAGGGCGGTCAGACGCTTGCGGCCGATTTCTTCATCGATTGCTCGGGCTTCAAGGGCCTGCTCATCGAAGAGGAACTGCAGACCGGCTATGAGGATTGGCGCCATTGGCTGCCCTGCGACCGCGCGGTCGCTGCACCTTGCGAGGCGGCGGGACCGTTCACGCCATATACCCGTTCGATTGCCCGCAGCGCCGGTTGGCAGTGGCGCATTCCGCTGCAGCATCGCATCGGCAACGGGCTCGTCTATTGCAGCGAGTACCTGAGCGACGACGCCGCAACCGGGTTGCTGCTGTCGCATCTCGAGGCGCCGGCGCAGGCCGATCCGCGCCTGTTGCGCTTCACGACCGGTCGCCGCCGCAAGGCGTGGAACCGCAACGTCCTGGCCGTAGGTCTGGCGAGCGGTTTCATGGAGCCGCTGGAGTCGACCTCTATCCACCTGATCCAGTCGACGATCATGCGGTTCCTGACCGTATTGCCCTGCGGTCCTGCAAGCCCTGCCATCGTCAGCGCGTTCAATCGCCGGACCGCGGAAGAATTCGAGAGCATCCGCGACTTCCTGATCCTGCACTACAAGGCCAATGCCCGCGCAGGCGAGCCGTTCTGGGATCGTTGCCGCGACATGGCCGTGCCTGATACGCTGGCCGCCCGCATCGCCGAGTTCGAGGAAGCCTGCCAGATTCAGCCTGCCGGTGACGAACTGTTCCAGGAGGCGGCCTGGCTGCAGGTGATGGCCGGGCAGGGGATCGAGCCGAACGGCTGGAACCCCATTGCCGATGCCCTGAGCGAGGAAGATCTCGCCGGCTTCCTCGGCGCCGTCGAACAGGCTTGTCTGCAGACGGTAGGCCCGATGCCGCGCCACATGGATTTCCTGGCGGCGACTTGCGCTTCGGCATTGTCCAGCTCCCCCGAATTGGAGACACTTCCTTGA
- a CDS encoding glycoside hydrolase family 97 protein produces MKPTRILAVAGFCLAAICANAAAAQEERPSVTASSPDGSLVLSVTTDNDARPTWSLSRKGKLLIAPSKLGFVLTDGLNMVRGFSISGSEKASADDTWEQPWGERRYVRDHYNEVVVRFQQSQVQGARRMNVRFRLFDNGIGFRYELPEQPALKTMRIAEETTEFDIVPKGKAWWIPGGEWNRYEQVYQETPIDAVSTAHTPITMRLEDGTHLSFHEAALVDYAGYWFKRASGQLFRTELAPGSDSAKVVRDLPFATPWRTVRIANDAAGLVENDLELNLNEPNKLGDVSWFKPARYIGIWWGMIRGDWSWAEGPRHGATTKRTKQYIDYAAQHGFRGVLVEGWNKGWNGDWFGHGDDFSFTQPTPNFDLEGLSAYAARRGVHLIGHHETGGNIANYEPQLDDAMALYGKLGVDVVKTGYVADAGGIIAPGNKPGETKMVWHDGQRMVNHYLDVVKVAAQHHVAVNSHEPVKDTGLRRTYPNWVSREGARGMEYNAWGTFANGPDHEPTLVYTRMLSGPMDFTPGVLSLEGAEHAPLASTLAKQLGLYLALYSPIQMAADFVENLKAHPREMEFIEHVPTDWAESHLIAGQVGDYAIFARKDRNGPEWFVGGVNDATARKVTLGFDFLDAGKTYEAKIWKDGEGATYQTEARHRIAYETQAVRKGDRIEIWLAPGGGTAMRLIPQD; encoded by the coding sequence ATGAAACCGACACGTATTCTCGCTGTGGCGGGGTTTTGCCTCGCCGCGATTTGCGCCAATGCCGCCGCAGCGCAGGAGGAGCGGCCGAGCGTGACTGCGTCATCTCCGGATGGCTCGCTGGTGCTTTCGGTCACGACCGACAACGATGCGCGCCCGACATGGTCGCTATCGCGTAAGGGCAAGCTGCTGATTGCGCCCAGCAAATTGGGCTTCGTCCTGACCGATGGCCTCAACATGGTGCGCGGCTTTTCCATTTCCGGCAGCGAGAAAGCGTCTGCCGACGACACCTGGGAGCAGCCCTGGGGGGAGCGCCGCTACGTGCGCGACCACTACAATGAGGTCGTTGTGCGTTTCCAGCAGTCGCAAGTGCAGGGCGCGCGGCGCATGAACGTGCGCTTCCGGCTCTTCGATAACGGCATCGGCTTTCGCTACGAACTGCCCGAGCAGCCCGCGCTCAAGACCATGCGCATTGCCGAGGAGACGACCGAGTTCGACATCGTCCCCAAGGGCAAGGCCTGGTGGATTCCGGGCGGCGAATGGAATCGCTACGAACAGGTCTATCAGGAGACGCCGATCGATGCGGTTTCCACGGCGCATACGCCGATCACCATGCGGCTGGAGGACGGCACGCACCTCTCGTTCCATGAAGCGGCGCTGGTCGACTATGCCGGCTACTGGTTCAAGCGCGCGAGCGGGCAGCTCTTCCGCACCGAGCTGGCGCCGGGATCGGACAGCGCGAAAGTCGTGCGCGACCTGCCCTTCGCCACGCCATGGCGAACGGTCCGCATTGCGAATGACGCTGCCGGTCTGGTCGAGAACGACCTCGAGCTCAACCTCAACGAGCCCAACAAGCTGGGCGATGTGAGCTGGTTCAAGCCGGCGCGCTATATCGGCATCTGGTGGGGCATGATCCGCGGCGACTGGAGCTGGGCGGAAGGACCGCGCCATGGCGCCACGACGAAACGGACGAAGCAGTACATCGATTATGCTGCGCAGCATGGCTTTCGCGGCGTGCTCGTCGAAGGTTGGAACAAGGGCTGGAACGGCGACTGGTTCGGCCACGGCGATGATTTCAGTTTCACCCAGCCCACGCCCAATTTCGACCTCGAGGGGCTCAGCGCCTATGCAGCCAGAAGGGGTGTGCACCTGATCGGCCACCATGAGACCGGCGGCAACATCGCCAACTACGAACCGCAGCTCGACGACGCCATGGCGCTTTACGGAAAGCTGGGCGTCGACGTGGTCAAGACCGGCTACGTCGCCGATGCCGGCGGGATCATCGCCCCCGGAAACAAGCCGGGCGAAACGAAGATGGTCTGGCACGATGGCCAGCGCATGGTGAACCACTATCTCGATGTCGTGAAAGTCGCTGCGCAGCATCACGTCGCGGTCAATTCGCATGAACCGGTGAAGGATACCGGCCTGCGACGCACTTATCCCAACTGGGTCTCGCGCGAGGGTGCGCGCGGCATGGAGTACAATGCCTGGGGGACTTTCGCCAACGGGCCGGACCATGAACCCACGCTCGTCTATACGCGCATGCTGTCCGGGCCGATGGACTTCACTCCCGGCGTGCTCAGCCTGGAGGGGGCGGAACATGCCCCCTTGGCCTCGACCCTGGCCAAGCAGCTCGGGCTCTATCTCGCGCTCTATTCACCGATCCAGATGGCGGCCGATTTCGTTGAAAACCTCAAGGCCCATCCGCGCGAGATGGAATTCATCGAACATGTGCCGACCGATTGGGCCGAAAGTCACCTGATCGCAGGCCAGGTTGGCGATTATGCGATCTTCGCCCGCAAGGATCGCAACGGGCCGGAATGGTTCGTGGGCGGCGTGAACGATGCCACCGCGCGCAAGGTCACGCTCGGCTTCGACTTCCTCGATGCGGGCAAGACCTATGAGGCAAAGATCTGGAAGGACGGCGAGGGCGCAACTTACCAGACCGAGGCCCGCCACCGAATTGCCTATGAAACCCAAGCGGTGCGCAAGGGCGACAGGATCGAGATCTGGCTGGCCCCGGGCGGCGGTACGGCCATGCGCCTCATCCCGCAGGACTGA